One genomic region from Prevotella sp. Rep29 encodes:
- the rplC gene encoding 50S ribosomal protein L3 produces the protein MPGLIGRKIGMTSVFSADGKNVPCTVIEAGPCVVTQVKTVEKDGYKAVQLGFAEAKEKNTSKAMMGAFKKAGTTPKKHLAEFKFDEELNLGDTVTVEIFNDTQFVDVVGTSKGKGFQGVMKRHGFGGVGQATHGQDDRARKPGSIGACSYPAKVFKGMRMGGHMGTDRVTTQNLRVLKVIPEHNLILVKGSVAGYNGSTVLINK, from the coding sequence ATGCCAGGATTAATAGGAAGAAAAATCGGAATGACATCCGTTTTCAGTGCCGACGGTAAGAACGTACCGTGCACTGTTATCGAAGCTGGTCCTTGTGTTGTAACCCAAGTAAAGACCGTTGAGAAAGACGGTTACAAGGCTGTTCAATTAGGTTTCGCAGAAGCAAAGGAGAAAAACACCTCCAAGGCGATGATGGGAGCCTTCAAGAAAGCCGGTACAACACCAAAGAAGCACTTGGCCGAGTTCAAGTTTGACGAGGAGTTAAACCTCGGTGACACCGTCACAGTTGAGATCTTCAATGACACTCAGTTTGTTGACGTTGTAGGAACTTCTAAGGGAAAAGGATTCCAGGGAGTAATGAAACGCCACGGTTTCGGTGGTGTAGGTCAGGCTACCCACGGTCAGGACGACCGTGCTCGCAAGCCGGGTTCTATTGGTGCATGTTCTTATCCTGCAAAGGTGTTCAAGGGTATGCGCATGGGTGGACACATGGGTACAGACCGTGTGACAACTCAAAATCTCAGAGTGTTAAAGGTAATTCCAGAGCACAACCTGATTCTCGTGAAGGGCAGTGTGGCTGGATATAATGGTTCAACCGTTTTAATCAATAAGTAA
- a CDS encoding site-specific DNA-methyltransferase: MITPYYRSASHDFTLLHGDCFELLPQFKFYFDMIFADPPYFLSNDGISVQAGKIVSVNKGEWDRGGTPEEINEFNKRWISLCRDKLKDNGTIWISGTYHNIFSVANSLTELGFKILNVVTWAKTNPPPNISCRYFTYSTEFIIWARKNAKYPHRFNYELMKQLNDDKQMTDVWRLPAIAPWEKSCGKHPTQKPLALLTRIILASTDKNAWILDPFAGSSTTGIAANLIGRRYLGIERDLQFADISRKRREEIDSFKTYSNYRSKIKDIAKSEILEPSCFVCEDGVISDLPF; the protein is encoded by the coding sequence ATGATCACTCCTTACTACCGCTCCGCCTCCCACGACTTCACCCTCCTCCACGGTGATTGCTTCGAGCTGCTCCCTCAGTTCAAGTTCTACTTCGACATGATTTTCGCCGACCCGCCCTACTTCCTCTCCAACGACGGCATTAGTGTGCAGGCAGGGAAAATTGTGTCCGTCAACAAAGGCGAATGGGACCGCGGCGGCACGCCTGAGGAAATTAACGAATTCAACAAGCGATGGATAAGCCTCTGCCGCGACAAACTGAAGGACAACGGTACCATCTGGATTTCCGGCACCTATCACAACATCTTCTCCGTAGCCAACAGCCTCACCGAACTGGGCTTCAAGATACTCAACGTCGTCACATGGGCAAAGACTAACCCACCACCTAACATCTCCTGCCGCTACTTCACCTACTCCACAGAGTTCATCATCTGGGCACGCAAAAACGCCAAGTATCCCCACCGCTTCAACTACGAACTGATGAAACAACTAAACGATGACAAGCAGATGACCGACGTGTGGCGACTACCCGCCATCGCCCCGTGGGAAAAATCTTGCGGCAAGCATCCCACACAGAAGCCCCTCGCCCTGCTCACCCGCATCATCCTCGCCTCCACCGACAAAAACGCGTGGATTCTCGACCCCTTCGCCGGCTCTTCGACCACCGGCATTGCCGCCAACCTCATCGGCCGCCGCTACCTTGGCATCGAGCGGGATCTGCAGTTCGCCGACATCAGCCGCAAGCGCCGCGAGGAAATCGACAGTTTCAAGACCTACAGCAACTACCGCTCCAAGATAAAGGACATTGCCAAGTCGGAGATATTGGAACCGTCATGTTTTGTATGTGAAGATGGTGTCATTAGTGATCTGCCTTTTTGA
- the rplD gene encoding 50S ribosomal protein L4, with protein sequence MELSVLNINGQETGRKVTLNESIFGIEPNDHVLYLDVKQYLANQRQGTAKAKERSEHAGSTRKLGRQKGGGGARHGDINSPLLRGGGRVFGPKPRDYRFKLNKKVKALARRSALSYKAQENAIIIVEDFTFEAPKTKEFINVTKNLKVDGKKLLFVLPESNKNVYLSARNLQKAEVMLASTLNTYKVLNAEVLVVTENSLKTIDGILDKK encoded by the coding sequence ATGGAACTCAGCGTATTAAATATTAACGGTCAGGAGACCGGAAGAAAGGTTACGTTAAACGAATCGATCTTTGGAATTGAGCCTAACGACCACGTTCTGTACCTGGATGTCAAGCAGTATCTTGCAAACCAGCGTCAGGGAACGGCAAAGGCTAAGGAAAGAAGTGAACACGCCGGTTCTACACGCAAGCTCGGTCGTCAGAAAGGTGGCGGTGGAGCACGTCATGGTGACATTAACTCTCCATTGCTCAGAGGTGGTGGACGCGTGTTTGGTCCCAAACCCCGCGACTATCGCTTTAAGTTGAATAAGAAAGTTAAAGCGCTTGCGCGCAGATCTGCGTTGAGTTATAAGGCACAGGAGAACGCAATCATTATAGTAGAAGACTTCACTTTTGAAGCTCCGAAAACTAAAGAATTCATAAATGTTACTAAAAATCTTAAAGTTGACGGTAAGAAGCTTCTCTTTGTTTTGCCAGAATCAAATAAAAACGTATATTTGTCGGCTCGAAATCTGCAAAAGGCAGAAGTCATGCTTGCGTCAACACTCAATACGTACAAAGTTTTGAATGCTGAGGTGCTTGTCGTGACTGAAAATTCTTTGAAGACAATAGACGGAATCTTAGACAAAAAATAA
- the rplB gene encoding 50S ribosomal protein L2: MAVRKFKPVTPGQRHKIIGTFEEITASVPEKSLVYGKRSTGGRNNTGKMTVRYRGGGHKRKYRLIDFKREKDGVPAVVKTIEYDPNRSARIALLFYADGEKRYIIAPNGLQVGATLMSGAEAAPEVGNALPLANIPVGTVIHNIELRPGQGALLVRSAGNFAQLTSREGAYCVIKLPSGETRQILSACKATVGSVGNSDHALEQSGKAGRSRWLGRRPHNRGVVMNPHDHPMGGGEGRQSGGHPRSRKGLYAKGLKTRAPKKLSNKYIIERANKK; this comes from the coding sequence ATGGCAGTACGTAAATTTAAACCGGTAACTCCCGGTCAAAGACACAAGATTATTGGCACGTTCGAGGAAATTACTGCATCCGTGCCAGAGAAGTCTCTCGTTTACGGTAAGCGCTCTACCGGTGGTCGAAACAACACCGGAAAGATGACTGTTCGCTACAGAGGTGGCGGTCATAAGAGAAAGTATCGTCTGATCGACTTCAAACGAGAGAAAGATGGTGTTCCAGCTGTAGTGAAGACAATCGAATACGATCCGAACCGTTCGGCACGTATCGCATTGCTGTTCTACGCTGATGGTGAAAAACGTTACATTATTGCTCCTAACGGACTGCAGGTGGGTGCAACACTCATGTCTGGCGCAGAGGCTGCACCAGAAGTTGGAAATGCACTCCCACTTGCCAATATCCCTGTCGGAACAGTGATTCATAACATTGAATTGCGTCCGGGTCAGGGTGCGTTACTCGTTCGTTCGGCTGGTAATTTTGCTCAGTTGACTTCTCGTGAAGGTGCTTATTGTGTAATTAAACTTCCTTCTGGCGAAACCCGTCAGATTCTCTCTGCTTGTAAAGCTACAGTAGGTAGTGTAGGTAACTCAGACCATGCATTGGAGCAGTCAGGTAAGGCTGGTCGCTCTCGCTGGTTGGGACGCCGTCCGCACAACCGTGGTGTTGTAATGAACCCGCATGATCACCCGATGGGTGGTGGTGAAGGACGTCAGTCTGGAGGTCATCCACGCTCTCGCAAGGGTCTGTATGCTAAGGGACTTAAGACTCGTGCACCTAAGAAGCTTTCGAACAAGTATATTATTGAAAGAGCAAATAAGAAATAA
- the rplW gene encoding 50S ribosomal protein L23, with translation MAFIIKPLVTEKMTKMTDKSSEAKTLRTKSKKAIETKNAVEEKITYTVKSKTRAKKGLPEETREKTVYKYEKPAQVKYGFIVKPEANKLEIKKEIEGLYNVTVIKVNTCRYAGKRSSRYTRAGLVKGQKNAFKKVIVTLKEGDAIDFYSNI, from the coding sequence ATGGCATTTATTATCAAACCACTGGTCACTGAGAAGATGACCAAGATGACGGATAAGTCTTCAGAGGCAAAGACACTCAGAACGAAATCGAAAAAAGCGATTGAGACAAAGAATGCTGTCGAGGAAAAGATTACTTACACAGTGAAGAGCAAGACCCGCGCGAAGAAAGGTTTGCCAGAGGAAACTCGTGAAAAAACTGTATATAAGTATGAGAAACCCGCACAGGTGAAGTATGGATTTATTGTAAAACCCGAAGCCAACAAGCTGGAGATCAAGAAAGAAATCGAAGGTTTGTATAACGTTACTGTAATTAAGGTGAACACTTGCCGTTATGCAGGCAAACGCTCTTCCCGTTACACACGGGCAGGTCTGGTGAAGGGGCAGAAAAATGCCTTCAAGAAAGTGATTGTCACTCTGAAAGAAGGTGATGCAATTGATTTTTATAGCAATATTTAA